The following proteins come from a genomic window of Nicotiana tomentosiformis chromosome 12, ASM39032v3, whole genome shotgun sequence:
- the LOC104117778 gene encoding uncharacterized protein isoform X4, translating into MEPLGGLSKRGKQEIQPQISVLGMELGRPSDEEEKEKKRIKDQLFQACMENRWTGVKQLYINDKFAQESKLTKSEDTVLHLAISSYQPHRDDSLQKTHLDCIKDMVNKIPKENRLCILKQKNEKGNTPLHLAAELGSVSIIACLVNPQEPELIWEINSKGETPLFVAAYRGRLDAFLYLDECCQNEKSRKDPIVLCRRGDGDNILHAAISGEYFKLAFQIIKRYELLVNRLNSEGMSPLHFLSRMPQVFKSGSHFRYIDSIIYYCITVEELKIEKYKTEGIEDTYRRLPDNWKLPDNYQTLVDFLELLWNGTANFLDYIKEIWKQANKSKALTEETKVKRDKKSPGNQDDPENPPIPATTGVTNVNQDKKSRAQGKRNGNLFPANYTTFINFVKLLMKILLIVMGIGLQRTKKLEEKKKHHQWAVKIMKLMIEKEESYKFYENTGEKPEDKDLYDQGLYKQIGKPPPAPPPTDINLEKAEEPSDIAQIKQPATSSTDNKKKDDIKSELSKTKATPLLVASKMGIVEMVKEILKKFPIAIQDTDSDEKNILLLAVEHRQTAVYNWLIGQKYPERVFYHVDKQENNAVHLAALFQKHELWRIPGTALQLQGERKWYKYVKHTLPKQSYVRYNKKGQTPREIFRETHAKLLKDGTEWLVTTSNSFSVVAALIATVAFATASAVPGGADDFGRPYLESQPAFSVFSISSLVSLCFSVTALVFFLAILTSRCQHSDFEKDLPRKLLLGLTSLFASITAILVSFCAAHFFVLQDNLRRAAFPIYGVTCIPVVFFAFNQFPLYFDLIRSYIQQLPLRSYKVFYNESSGASSSDQTKEGKEKDD; encoded by the exons ATGGAGCCTTTAGGTGGGCTGAGCAAAAGAGGAAAACAAGAAATTCAACCACAGATTTCGGTACTAGGAATGGAATTGGGACGACCTTCCGATGaggaagaaaaggagaaaaaaagaatTAAAGATCAATTATTTCAAGCCTGCATGGAGAATAGGTGGACAGGAGTTAAGCAACTGTACATCAACGACAAGTTTGCCCAAGAATCCAAACTCACTAAATCTGAAGATACTGTTCTTCACTTAGCTATCTCTTCTTACCAGCCACATCGAGATGACTCTTTACAGAAAACTCATCTTGATTGTATTAAGGATATGGTAAATAAAATACCAAAGGAAAATCGATTGTGTATCTTAAAACAAAAGAACGAAAAAGGAAACACACCTCTTCACCTTGCAGCAGAACTCGGAAGTGTCTCCATAATTGCGTGTTTGGTAAACCCACAAGAACCTGAACTCATCTGGGAGATCAATTCAAAAGGGGAAACCCCTTTATTCGTTGCTGCTTATCGTGGCAGGCTAGATGCTTTTCTCTACCTAGATGAGTGTTGTCAAAATGAAAAGAGCAGAAAAGATCCAATTGTACTTTGCAGGAGGGGAGATGGGGATAACATTCTACATGCAGCCATCTCTGGCGAGTACTTTA AGTTGGCTTTTCAGATAATAAAGCGCTATGAGCTACTTGTCAACCGTTTAAACTCAGAGGGCATGTCTCCTCTACACTTTCTATCTAGGATGCCTCAAGTATTCAAAAGTGGAAGCCATTTTCGGTACATAGATAGCATTATCTACTACT GCATAACTGTCGAAGAGCTAAAGATagagaaatataaaactgaaggcATAGAAGACACATATCGTAGACTCCCAGATAACTGGAAACTCCCAGATAACTACCAAACACTGGTGGACTTCTTGGAACTACTTTGGAATGGGACTGCAAATTTTCTTG ATTACATTAAGGAAATCTGGAAGCAAGCAAACAAGTCTAAAG CTCTTACTGAAGAAACTAAAGTGAAGCGAGATAAGAAGTCTCCAG GCAATCAAGATGATCCTGAGAATCCCCCAATTCCAG CAACTACTGGAGTAACCAATGTGAATCAAGACAAGAAGTCTAGAG CTCAAGGGAAGAGAAATGGCAACTTATTTCCAGCCAACTACACCACCTTTATCAATTTCGTCAAATTACTAATGAAGATTTTGCTAATTGTAATGGGTATTG GGCTCCAAAGGACAAAGAAATTAGAGGAAAAGAAGAAGCACCATCAATGGGCAGTTAAAATTATGAAGTTGATGATTGAGAAAGAAGAAAGTTACAAATTCTATGAAAATACTGGGGAGAAGCCTGAAGATAAGGACCTCTATGATCAAGGCCTCTATAAACAAATTGGAAAACCTCCTCCAGCACCTCCTCCAACAGATATTAATTTAGAAAAAGCAGAAGAACCTAGTGACATTGCACAGATCAAGCAACCAGCAACCTCAAGCACAGATAACAAAAAGAAAGATGATATCAAATCTG AGTTGTCGAAGACCAAAGCGACACCCCTATTAGTGGCATCAAAGATGGGTATCGTAGAGATGGTGAAGGAGATCCTTAAAAAGTTCCCCATAGCCATTCAAGATACGGATTCTGACGAGAAGAATATCTTGCTTTTGGCTGTAGAGCATAGGCAAACAGCCGTCTATAACTGGTTAATAGGACAAAAGTATCCAGAGCGCGTGTTTTACCATGTGGACAAACAAGAAAACAATGCAGTACACTTAGCTGCATTGTTTCAGAAGCACGAGTTGTGGCGCATCCCTGGTACTGCGTTACAGTTGCAAGGCGAAAGGAAGTGGTACAAG TATGTGAAGCACACTTTGCCAAAGCAATCATACGTCCGTTATAATAAAAAAGGTCAGACACCAAGAGAGATCTTCAGAGAGACGCATGCAAAGTTACTCAAAGATGGCACTGAGTGGCTTGTCACAACCTCAAATTCGTTCTCTGTCGTTGCAGCACTGATTGCTACAGTTGCATTTGCTACAGCTTCTGCAGTCCCAGGCGGAGCCGATGATTTTGGCCGTCCATACCTTGAAAGTCAACCTGCTTTTTCAGTATTTTCTATCTCATCACTTGTTTCTCTTTGCTTCTCTGTCACGGCCCTGGTGTTTTTTCTAGCTATCCTCACATCTCGATGCCAGCACAGTGATTTCGAGAAAGACTTGCCAAGAAAGTTGCTCCTAGGATTAACTTCGCTTTTTGCATCAATAACTGCTATCTTGGTCTCATTCTGCGCTGCGCATTTCTTTGTCCTCCAGGATAACTTAAGGAGAGCAGCATTTCCAATATACGGGGTGACATGCATACCTGTGGTGTTTTTTGCATTTAATCAATTCCCTCTCTATTTTGATCTCATAAGGTCATACATCCAACAGCTACCACTTCGTAGCTATAAGGTGTTTTATAACGAGTCCTCAGGCGCAAGTAGCTCAGATCAGACGAAAGAAGGTAAAGAGAAGGATGATTGA